A region of the Ranitomeya variabilis isolate aRanVar5 chromosome 5, aRanVar5.hap1, whole genome shotgun sequence genome:
aaaaatacatcaAGTCCTGATTAATAAACGGCAAAGTTTACTtattcacatgaaaaaaaaaaatattaaaatatctcCATGAAGACCACCCACTGGGTGCATAAATACCCAAATAAACCCGCTGCAACATGATATGGGAGCGTCAGTCTAAGTATTACATGAAAATTCATTCCTGAGAAGATTCAATTAGTCCAGAACAGGTTCCTACTGCTGCCAACAAGAGCACCCAACAATATGTCCAGGGTGACTGGATGTCACAGGACCCAAGATTGGGTCACaaggtacaaaaaaaaaacaaaatcatctAAATCACACGACATTATGTCATCTCATCAATGATAACACACATGGCTGCATCTTTATCTACTGTCTCTTTAAGAGGAGCAGGTGCCTCGGGAGGAACGTCCTGCTGGTCTATACTGGGTTCCTGCATCTCCACTGGTTCAGTCTTAATGGTGACCCCGTTATCAGGCACAGGCAGGTCATCCGGTAACGAGGCCAAACAGTTCTGGATCATCTCCATCACCCTCTCCAGATGCTTCTGAAACCTCTCCGCCGTCTCCAGACGTTGCCTTTTCTGCACCTCCATCATCACCCGGAGGGTCTCCCGCGCCTGGTGGGGCCGGTACTCGTTAATAAGGTGGTGCATGTGAACAAACAGCAGCTTCAGGTCTTCCAGCTTCTCCTCGCGCTTTATGCTTCCGGGACTTCGGATCAGGACGTCCAGCAGGTCTAGGAAGTTGATCAGGATGGACATGTTGAGCTTTCTTAGCTCCTTTTTGTGGTCGAACTGCTGAGGATGGAGTCGCTCGATACCCTGACTCTCCAGGGGTCGGATGATCAGGTCGTCGCACTGGAACTGGTTCCCAAACATCATGTAGCTGTCCTTAACCGGAGGGGGCGGCTTGGGGACCAGTCCTTTCCGGACATTGTCATCTGTGTATTCTTTGATGTACTGAAGAGGAGGGAGAGGCAGAGCGCTCACTTGCTGGGGCTCACCCATCGTGAAGGAGACCTAGAGAAGAAGATAAAGCACCATCAGTAAATTAGAGATATATTTCGCACACAATCCCTTTTAATAGCTGGGTTCTCCAATCATCAGTGACACCCTGGGGTCAGGACCCCAGCGGTAATAGGAGGAGGAGCCCAGTAGGACGTGTTTAATTCCACTGGAGCACCCCCAGTggtgaaatgaagcattacacgacAACACACTTACAAGATGCTCTTTGCATTGGTCGCACATGAAGATAACAAATTAGGTGTCGTCTCTCTATTAACCATTTCCTCAAAGAAGGTTTCATTTGGAAAAGTGATGATAGGGGAgcagaaaaaaacataaaataaaaatgtagtgtTGAATGTAACACATTGGGGACCAGAGGTTTTAAAAAGCATCTGCCAGGTCCAGAAATACTGAATAACATTAAAGGGGGTTCCATGTACAAGTCTGGAGTCACAAGATGGGACTGCACACACACTGCGATGATTCTCTGGGTGGGCATGTGATGGCAAGTACGGGTGCCAACTAGATCAGTGCACGggtattgagcgaggccggacacagctagtcggaatgtggccggaattaTGGCTCCTCACTGGACGCGCaccgtgaggattcacaagtctgcagtcacatagagtgactgcagacttgtagcctaagtcgGACATCACCTTTAACAGAGAAAACGAGCTTATATCCTTCCTGCACCTCGGACGTATGCAGGGGCTGCTGCAATCACTCACTATACTGTGAGCGGAGGCTGTAATCACTCTccaacactttgattgacagcctgctctgcacacacacatgccGCACAGCGAGCTGTCAATCATAGTGTTGGGGAGTGATTACAGCCTCTGCTCAGAGTACAGTGACTGTAGTGTCTCCATGTACCGCGCTGATGGCTGCAGGGAGGACACAAGCTCATTTTCTCCTCCTGGCCACGGCTCCATCGTAGCTGGGCATTTCAGACTTCCATTCTTGTGAGTGGCggaggtcccagcggtcagacccccagaTATCTGACTCTTATGCTTTGGATATAGCTCTGTGGGAGATATTGGTGCTCCGACATTAGCGGAAGAGATGGGGAGTACATGACAATGGCCGTATCCACTTTTCCGGACATCTGTATACGTATATGTGCAGAAATCAGGAGCATACGTACCCACTGAGTCAGCTCCTTGCCCAGTAACTTTGGGCTTGCTCACAATCTGACCCCTTAGATGCCATGGGGGTGCAGTGACCACCATATTTAACGGGATAGATGGGGGAGGGGAAGCGTGTCACCTACCCTGGAGTCCACGGGAACCAAAAAAGGGAAAGGAGAACCATTATGGACCTTTTCTGCACTCCCCCCAGGATTTCCATGGTCGGTGGCACACACTGCGACTATTCTGGGGTGCCCATAGGTCCCGATGCACTAAAAAACGTGACCTTAAGGACTAAAAGCGATGTTAGTGGTAATTATAAGACTATCAGTCACATAAAGTGATGTAGAAAGTCTCCATGGCTGTAATGGTGACCGCACAGGAATACAGAGGTCAAAGCTGGAGAACATGGCTGTCCTAGTGCAGGAGGGCTAACCATGGCGTCACTGCAGAGCACCAGCAGCGTCCCCTGGGCCAGGACAGCCCTGAGAACACAGGGAAGCCCCTCACAGTCAGTACCTGCCGCTCTACGCGCCGGGACAGACGTCTCTCCTCCTGCACAGTCCGGAGACACAGCTTCCGGATGTGACGTCAGACGGCTGCCGCCGCCTCAGCAGTGACTTCCGCTTCTTGAAAAGACGCGTGCTGATTGGCTGAGCTGCAGACAGCGAGCGTGCGCTTACTGCGCATGTCAGAGCAGGTATTGGATTGGAGGTGGAGTAACGCTAGAGGGCGCCAGACTGTGAGTGTGAGGAGGCGGGAAAAGCTGCTGCACACAGAGCAGAGCTGATACATGCGTATATATACGTACATGTGTAGTTCTATGCGTGCACAGACGAGGCATAGCACTGGACTGCTGATGCCTTATGTAAGAAGCCATGTAATAAGCGCCCTAATATATGGCTgttggaaaaaaaagcaaaaaatgaacacaTTTTATGCTCTGCCTTCAATTTCTTATGTGACGCCTTTATGTCGCTTCTACAGGATCCTTTTGTGGGACCCTCAAGTAATTTTAGGGGTGTGATGATTGTCACTGCAGAGGGGTCTTTGCTGCTCCTCTGTGCGGAGACCCCCTGCCCCACAAGACCTATACAAGCCATAGGGGCAGCTGACATCATGCGTCCTCCCGCAGGCAAATAATAATGAATCCCCCGTATACGCCCCAGGTATTTACATAGTGCGGGGGAGTCTTAAAAGGTTTTTGGGGGTATACAGGGGGAGTCGGGGGTTATATACCctttatggaatgcagcacagatGATTAAGGTGCTAGTCTTAGTTCAGATGTGAAcacactggtgacaggttccctatcttATAGCCAACACACGGTCCCAATACTGCGACATATGATGTTTGCCTTATTATTGTGAAGATATACCATCAaagttttttatcctcttaatatatcgcAGTCATCATATTGTACAgcacagtgtacttacaattgctcattttgcctttctacccggtaattcttctcttttctctcctctatgtaaaaacaggaagtctctgcaaaaatcattcccctcttcaactcctgacccagctgctttgCTTCTTACCCcttccagggacttttgcagtgatgacagggaaaattgacctcctgtttctacctagaacttagaaggattcagctagtcagtttttagtcACATGATGtcgtagacctaatggaaaagagaagaattaactgggtagaaaggcaaaaggctgaagccctgctgtgtgtaggactggcgatcggatgatcgcagcttctagtcttacatgaaaaaaaaataaaaaaagttttttcaaatatttaaaaaattaaatgtAAAATCACCCcatattcgccccattcaaaataaaacaataaaaaatacagatatttggtatcgccgctttcagaatttcccgatctatcaatatataaaaataattaatctgatcggtaaatggcgcaACGAGAAAAAAACccgccagaattacgattttttttggctgccacaacattgcataaaatggaataacgggtgatcaaaagattgtacctgcacctaaatggtatcaatgaaaacatcagcttggttcgccaaaaataagccctcacccgacccgaaatcacgaaaaatggagatgtacaggtctcggaaaatggcgcttttttttttttttttttttttttagaaactttggaatttttttcaccacttaaatataaataacctagacatgtttagtgtctacgaactcgtaatgagctggagaatcataattgcaggtcagttttagcatttagtgatcatggtaaaaaaaaaaaaaaaaaaaacaattgtggaattgcattttttttgctgttTCACTATGAGCCACCTATGAAGTCAGGACAAATGTGGAATGACCGACCAATTTTGATATGGCGAGATCCAGTTGTTTACTTGAGACAAGCCTCCGGACGTATTAGAGCCCATCATGGCGTGTCACATCCTTATGACATGGCTAACATTGAGCACAATTAACGCttcctgacctcggacgggatagtacgtccgaggtcagatacccctctttgatgcgggctccggcggtgagcccgcatcaaagcccggacatgtcagctgttttgaacagctgacatgtgtccgcaatagcggcgggtgaaatcgcgattcacccaccgctattaactagttaaatgccgctgtcaaacgctgacagcgtaatttaaccagcgcttccagccgggcagccggaaatgagcacatcgctgacccctgtcacatgatcgggggtcagcgatgcttctgcattgtaaccatagaggtccttgagacttctatggttactgatccccggtagatgtgagcgccaccctgtggacggcgctcacagcacacctgcatttctgctgcatagcagcgatctgatgattgctgctatgtagcagagccgatcgagtggtgccagcttctagcctcctatggaggctattgaagcatggcaaaagtaaaaaaaaaaatgtgaaaaaaaaaataaaatataaaagtttaaatcacccccctttctccccattcaaaataaataaaaaaaaccaaaacctacacatatttggtatcgctgcgttcagaatcgcccgatctatcaataaaaaaaagcattaacctgatcgctaaatggtatcattaaaaacaccagcaaaaaataagccctcaaccgaccccagatgataaaaaatggaaacgctacaggtatcggaaaatggcgcaattttttttttttttttttttttttttttagcaaagtttggaattttttttcaccacttagataaaaaataacctagacgtgttaggtgtctatgaacttgtaatgacctggagaatcataatggcgggtcagttttagcatttagtgaacctagcaaaaaagccaaggaaaaaaaaagtgtgggactgcactttttttgcaatttcaccgcacttggaattattttcccgttttctagtacacgacatgctaaaaccaatgatgtcgttcaaaagtacaacttgtttcccaaaacggaaaaataaaaaagttatggctctgggaaggaggggagcgaaaaacaaacacggaaaaacggaaaatcccaaggtcatgaaggggttaatattgacacGCCATTAATGTGATTGGCAAGCGACCACTCGACCAATCATAGGATACAATGAAATGATGACATATCACCAATGTCATCAGAATGCTTCACCCTATCATGGAGCGCGACATCATCACAGCATAGGATGACGAGCACAATTACTATTGGTGGAAGTCGAAGGGGATATGTCGCATTTTTGGCTGCTGTTTATCCAAGCTTATTCTCATTATGACGTGGTGGGCCTTATTCACAAGTCAGTATTTTGGCATCAGTATTTCTATGCCAAAACCAAGAGTGTCTCCAACACACAGAACAGGGGTCAATCTTTCAGTTATAGTTTTTCTCTTTATATCtcactcctggctttggcatacGAACTCTGCTGcaaaaatactgacctaatactgacACGTGAATGAGTCCTAGCCTAAGGGCATGTCTGGTCGAGCGCCATTCACGCTAGTGTCCCAGCCCCTGATGATGCCATTTCTCGGTGAAACACGTTGGGGAGACGTGCTGCATATTTGAACTTTAATAGATTTAGTATTTGCATGCTTACATGTTGATGGTACCCAGGGGTGCTATTCTAACACAACGAGATACGCAATTGCTACCCAATATATTCCTACTATAAATAATAGTAAATATGAATTAGTTTAACTATTTCCTCATCACATTATTTTATAATTAGGACTAATAAAACTGAAGACATTTCTACTGTGAGATGGTCAGAAAAGGGGACATCACTAATGTAATATATCTTTTTGTTATACTGTTACAGTAGACCGAACAAAAGGGAAATATTACTGTGTACAGCTCCAGTTTGGGAACATGTCACTTTACTCCTTTCTCCCCCTTTGGGGAGGATGCACTAGGATCAAGCCGCCATAGATGTGTGTGCCTTCCATTCTGCAAAGACAAGTTGTGGCtggacatactgaaagggaatttagattgtgagccaaacTAAGGtcagtgctgataatgtctgtaaaccattgtggaattaatggtgctataaatatataaatgagtaaaataaatagcaGTCTGTGCTagttgaagaagaaaagcgaagatgaatgaCTTCAATTAAAGACATCAGTgagtcactgtattatctgtacactgacactatatacatagcttctgtgtataatgtcaatggtgatcactatattatctgtacactgacactatatacagagcacctgggtataatgtcactggtgatcactgtattacctgtacactgactctatttacagatctcctgtgtataatgccactggtgatcactgtattacctgtacactgactctatttacagagctcctgtgtataatgccactggtgatcactgtattaacagtccactatatacagtatatacagagctcctgtgtataatgtcactggtgatcgtattacctgtacactggcactatatacagagcttgtgtgtataatgtcactggtgaccactgttttaacagtacactatacactatatacagagctcctgtatataatgtcactggtgatcactgtattatctgtatactATATGCTATctgtagagctcctgtgtataatgtcactggcaagtcactgtattacttgtacacagaTAAAGAAGAGTGAAGATAAATTAATTCAATTGAAGACATCATCAATTATATACTAtctagagagctcctgtgtataacgtcactggtgatcattgtactaTCTGTACGCTATATACCATcttctgagctcctgtgtataatggatcgtggggtactcgggccgagtccggtggtcgttaaagggcTAGTCACGGTTAcagtgaccctgtccgtggccctgggcgtccaaggttaagggaaggtctttaaaggggttgttttgaataaagaatgttcgtgacgccacctgtggtattcggtcagggatgactgacactgcttaaaggggtccactggggatgatgttgttgcagcagggatgatatggcttcctacaggtgaagcttagtccctagggctcccggtgtagtggcaAAGATGATAGATGCTGTGatgccagaaagaattagaggacacaaggttgcagtctctttaccttttactggtagtacgcagccacagtccagggtacagatcacaggtgatggtgaggtctggccagcctggaagcaattcggaatccgcctagccaggtgggattggaagccttccttactgctctGTAGTGTGCATCccatgctgcctgaggcttcacataaggtcctctctctctctgtcctatataTAGGACAATACCCGCATGacaggcaactcaagcctttttacagcctATTTGTGGCGACTCCGGGCtgtatgtgctgctgtgccttcaggtgtaatggtagacaggcgacttgaaatctcctgcccactggtttctgctgtggggcatacagttacccccacaacctcgggatTCCGGCCCCTGGTCTCTTGCGCTGGTTCTGGAGTGAGCcctctcgcagctccactcccagtatctttcctctcctttgcctcttttcccctcacagtctctcacacactgctctgtcaggagctgcagaacctcgtgtctgcacggctccagctcttcTCTTGACTCTCTCCTCTACTCACTGATTGAACTGAATTCaactcctaactcctcctccagccagaatatatagggaagccacccacaaactggatcagagctcccccttctggcctggagtcagaacagtgttgtgtgtacatgttacctgttaaagggatccttcctcgcttctagGCATGGCCTTACCCTCCCCGtaaggaaggcaataccattgtaACAAcctgcttcctggggtgttacaataatgtcactggtaagtcattgtattacctgtacaataacACTATATACTGTCTACagtgctcctgtgtgtaatgtcactggtgatcactgtaataaTGTGTACACTTACACTGTACATTGAATATTATCTACAGAGCTCCAGTGCATAATATCGCCAGTGATCCCTGTACTACCTATACACGTACATTATATACTCTATACAGAGCTACTGAGGATAATGTCACTGGTGCTTACTGTATTACCTGTTCccttacactatataatatatacagagctcctttgtgtaatatcactggtgatcatttTATTACATCTATATTTGCATTATATAATatctacagagctccagtgtatactgtcaccggtgatcactgtattaactgtacatttacactatatactgtactaTTTTACACTGGGGCCCATAGGAATCTATTTAGTTACGCCTatggctgagcttcacaggaggACTAAGATGACAGCGACAGGGGTCTTTAGCAGACCTCTGGATGTTATAGTAGCCTTGATCCCCTTTGATCATGGGGTTGGGTGGTAGTAAATAGGAATCGGTGCTTggttggaggatcctgtgttatcagctatatacagaggtgttatcagccattgtaatcCTGTCCAATTATAATgagtctgctgaaaactcttccttaaACAGTACGATGAttcataaaaatgaaaatatgaataaaaagctcatgtaacacaaaaacctgatttaattaAACCTCAAGTTATTTTTCGCAAACACATTCCCATAAGTGTGCATTCGGACTATGGAGGAAACCCGATGCCCAACATAGGAGACTTTCCAAGAGGTCTGATATAAGTGACATATTGTGAGGCCCCTGGAAAGATTTATAGAAGGGCGATATTATTAACCTGAAGCAAGATGAAAAATACTCAAAAGATAAAAACATAGGACCAGCAAATAGTTTTACAGTAGAAATAAATTGGAGGAGTTTTTGAGAAATGTTCAGGTGTTTTTGAGTGCACTTGCGCCAAAACACTCCTAAAacaacctctgtgtgcacataccctaagggtatgatgGAAAAATAAATCTATTTAGATGTGCCATATATTCCTTGTCCAGACCGTAATTAAAGGAGACCATATATATTACCTCCACCTCATAGTTATGTCAATCTCCTGAACCGGAGAAAAGTGCAGTCGATCAGCCGCTTCCTCCACCGCTGTCTCGATACTGCAGAATAGTATGTACAACCACAGACAAAATCTATACAATTTTGATATCTGATAAATTGTAGTAACTATATATTTTCCAGCATATTCTGTTTAGCAGGATCCAATATCTCTGCTCTATGGGGTCCAGTTAGTATTAAATCTTTCTGGTTGTTGAACACTAAGCTGGTCTGCAATCTTTCTggagaattgttgttttttttttatgtaggcACCTTGCGAGAATGATGATGGAAGGTTAGTGGCTAAACATTTTAGGATGGAAATCCCCATTGTACATGAGTCTGAGTGTTCCAGAAACCAACCAGTTGTCTTTGAGGATGGAGACATAAATATCTGAATTCTACCAGGTAGGTAGGGAAGTCATGGTCCTAGTTGCCATGTTATGGTCTAATCGCTAATCGACGCCCCGGGCAGAGGACCACCTCTATCAGTTCAATATGCCAATACTAGGCATTTAGTTCAGGCATCTTAAAGGGTTGTTCCAAAATCAAACATGTCCAGATGACCCAACTGGTAGGAACAACTCAGTCAGGAAATGGTGGTTCTTTGTAACCCATTTGAATGGAGTACATCCACAAGCATAATCTATGGGACTGAGGCAAGTACAGTGCTTATATTCCTATGGGGAAAGAACACCGTGAATTTGGCAAACATACTGAAATGATTATGCTCATCTTCAGTCTTCAGGACCTTTAGTTAATAGTTAGACGGTGACCAGCGGCACGGTCGTGATGGTGGTTTAAAGTCTGTGTTCTCCGATCCTGTGTTCCCCCACCGTGTTGTTCGCAGCCTGATGTCTCTTCTAGTTGTCGCCAACATTTCAGACTCAAGGATCCTACAGACCATGTACACCTGACATATTTTCTTCTCTAGTTTAGTCAATTTTCTGTACAAGTATTCAGTTCATGATGAAGAGTACATACATAACATGCGACTGAAAGAAGCAAGAATTCAGTCGAAAGGAGGATGTGGTTATAGTTTGAGGTCACATAATTCAAGTTTAACACCTTTGCTGCACTCTGAGATCTCCAGATAGGACTTCATGAGCTCCACCTCCACTCACCATGTCTGTTTCATACCCTCGTTCTATATCATTTTTCCTCTCCCAGAGCTCGTGGTGTCCAACTGTTGTCGTGCTATCCATGTGTCTGTACTTGGATTTATCTGTTCATCATCGTAAGTGAAATTAAAGGATTATGTGCACATATTAACATCTCAGGGTCTCCCTGTGACTCTGGGAACAGCGGTTGATGTTCCAGATGAATAGTTCAGTCATATTACAACAGCAACTTATAAAGAGGTCTCAGCAGAAAAGGAGAACATCTCCAGCCAACTTCAAGTCAAGGGTCTTCATCCTGACTCCCACCTCACTCAACTACTACGAGCATCGGCACGGGGTAAGTTGATAGATTGGACTAAGAGTAGCTGGCTACCAGGCTTAATAACTTTGAAGTATTTTGTTGAGTTGAACTGTCCACTTTTTTATGACTTAAATAATTTTTAATGGGAAAAACTAAACATTTTCCTAAATATCTGGTCCTTCATTCTGTTTTTTTggttatcatttttttttcttttatgtttaATTTGATATTCTGCCCTAGTCATTAATTAGATTACTACTGTTGAGAAAACAAGTACTAATCTACGAGTCCCACGAGGAAACACAAGAAGCATGAGAATTTTGTTGGAAATTACTGAAAGTTTCATAACTATTTGGACTGACCATCCACCATATTTTCTGTAGTCAAATGAAAGCCCATCTAATTAAATTGTTTTTGTCAAATAAGTAGTGCCCTCGGTGTTTTGGCATTCACCACTTATCTCTCTTCTGCCACAGAATTAACATATTTCATTAATCGATAGCCATGGGGAGCTTTGGAGCTTGAGCTACTAGCTAGCAGTCATCTGAATTTTAAGACCCCCAATTACATTTGATTAACGTTGGCCAAAAATGGAAATAACGACGGGATtgccgacagtctaatgtgtattggggccttTCGACTCTTCcttgacagatgatgttgggggggAGCGAATGATCCAGCATTTCTGATTTCGGACATCCAGTCATATTCCAGGGGATAAGCCACTGCCAAATACCTTTGtcgtagagaacacaggatccacccACCTAACCAAGCCGAGCATTCCTGGGAATGAGGAACTTGGGAAAAACAGTTACGGTATCTATTGTGTGTGGAGTTTTAGCGCCCCTATGCATATCAAAATAAAGTCGGCCAAATGAGCTAAACATCTAATATGTATAGGGGGTTGCGGCTCTCTCCCTTAACAGATGATGTCGGACAAGAGAAGGATCGGGCATGTTCAATTTTAACTCCCGATCCATTTGGTAATCCACCGTCTAAGGTGTCTTATAGCGGTTTAAGGCCCCTATACAGATATGAACTTTGGCCGAACCTTCCCGTGGAAGTAGCAagccatctgatgtgtatgggggcctcctgacCCTACCTTGACAAATGAGAGAAGAATTAGTTGGAATGTCAATAGTCAATTTGGATTATCCTTTAGTTTTCAGGGGAGACAAGCCACTGCCAAATGTGTCTGTCAGTGACTTTCTCTGCTCTCTTGAAAATTCATGAACTCTAGGTCGCGTGAGCGAGATAGATGTCTGCTGAAAAGTAGCTACCCTGTGCATTACTAGCTTAACTCCACTCTGCCCATAAAATGGGTGGAGATAGCGGTCTGTCAATTGAGTGCTCGGCCGATGCTATTTGCTTCAAGAGACCTACAACGATGTTGTGTTCTGATCAAAAGACTCGTGTCTGTTCATACTTTTAAGGTTAAAAGTAGATAAAAGTTCAACCTATAACCTatgtaacatgttgatccagaggaaggcaaaaaccccttgaggcagatgctaattgccccatattagggggggaaaattccttcc
Encoded here:
- the MED7 gene encoding mediator of RNA polymerase II transcription subunit 7, encoding MGEPQQVSALPLPPLQYIKEYTDDNVRKGLVPKPPPPVKDSYMMFGNQFQCDDLIIRPLESQGIERLHPQQFDHKKELRKLNMSILINFLDLLDVLIRSPGSIKREEKLEDLKLLFVHMHHLINEYRPHQARETLRVMMEVQKRQRLETAERFQKHLERVMEMIQNCLASLPDDLPVPDNGVTIKTEPVEMQEPSIDQQDVPPEAPAPLKETVDKDAAMCVIIDEMT